One window of the SAR324 cluster bacterium genome contains the following:
- a CDS encoding ArsA family ATPase, with the protein MSELLNQTLKNHKIVINCGCGGVGKTTISAALGIRAAEMGLKVIVLTIDPAKRLADSLGIGSITNEPKKVPLTSGVQGEMWAMMLDVRDTIRNLVVRNATSEQQVRNILNNHIYQQLSHSMGGGQEYGAMEGLYALHLKNEYDLIILDTPPSQHALDFISAPLKLKEFFGQSVLKYFLEGQKEQIGRSLAGKGGNLALKLFEKLTGSHFLSDLSDFLGNFQGMYEAIRDEAEQVSDLLASNETAFLAVSSPEKQQLIESFSLTRKLLEFHLPFKGLLINKCTPEFNFSSSAEIPHELGQALERLLLNHQKHVNHENDMIRSIIGELPSSVFIQKLPIFPRDVHNMEILMELNYTMD; encoded by the coding sequence GTGTCAGAATTACTGAATCAAACATTGAAAAATCATAAAATTGTCATCAACTGCGGTTGTGGTGGTGTGGGAAAAACAACCATCAGTGCGGCTCTGGGAATCCGGGCCGCTGAAATGGGACTCAAGGTGATTGTCCTGACCATTGACCCCGCAAAACGTTTGGCCGATAGTCTGGGAATCGGTTCCATCACCAATGAACCAAAAAAAGTTCCATTGACGAGCGGTGTTCAGGGTGAAATGTGGGCCATGATGCTGGATGTTCGTGATACCATTCGTAATCTGGTGGTAAGGAACGCAACATCTGAGCAGCAGGTAAGAAACATCCTGAACAATCATATCTATCAGCAGTTGAGTCATAGTATGGGTGGCGGACAGGAATATGGCGCGATGGAAGGATTGTATGCGCTCCATCTGAAAAATGAATATGATCTGATCATTCTGGATACCCCCCCGTCACAGCATGCTCTGGATTTTATCAGCGCACCGCTCAAACTGAAGGAATTCTTTGGGCAGTCTGTTTTGAAATATTTTCTGGAAGGACAGAAAGAACAGATTGGACGCTCTCTGGCTGGCAAAGGGGGAAACCTGGCGCTGAAACTTTTTGAAAAATTGACAGGATCTCATTTTCTGAGTGATTTATCAGATTTTCTGGGGAATTTTCAGGGAATGTATGAGGCCATCCGCGATGAAGCCGAGCAGGTTTCTGACTTATTGGCCAGCAATGAAACCGCATTTCTGGCCGTTTCAAGTCCTGAAAAACAACAACTCATTGAATCTTTTTCTCTCACCCGAAAATTGTTGGAGTTTCATCTGCCCTTCAAGGGACTTTTGATCAACAAGTGCACACCTGAATTTAATTTTTCATCCAGTGCTGAAATTCCCCATGAACTGGGACAGGCTCTGGAACGTTTATTGCTGAACCATCAGAAGCATGTCAATCATGAAAATGATATGATTCGCTCAATCATTGGCGAATTGCCTTCGTCAGTTTTTATTCAAAAACTTCCAATATTTCCCCGTGATGTTCATAATATGGAAATATTGATGGAATTGAACTACACAATGGATTGA
- the ftsY gene encoding signal recognition particle-docking protein FtsY: protein MVASLIRIIIILRVSSLLQKLDSPEAALKELEKLTPQALRDKEPSPSEKARKEHKIQQIRQQEKQISEELEKREQERKQKQVLTKEIIEEKLEEPAPVNFMERLRRGIGKTRDSFMQGLGNIVLGKKEIDDDVLDELEEVLISADIGPETTYRILKAITQKVERKELQSPDSLKDSIKEEIFKIMSKTYPGKDASSLKPKVYLFVGVNGVGKTTTIGKLASQYQKQGKKVLLGAGDTFRAAAIEQLTEWSKRSQCDIIAKSAGSDPSSVMFESVEKAVKENYDVVICDTAGRLHTKQNLMEELKKMIRVIKKVIPDAPHEVLLVLDATTGQNAIFQTREFREVAPLTGLVVTKLDGTAKGGVVIGIVNEFDVPVRYIGVGESIEDLREFDPQAFTESLFS from the coding sequence ATGGTTGCCAGCCTCATTCGGATTATCATTATTCTTCGTGTTTCCAGTTTGCTTCAAAAACTCGACTCGCCGGAAGCCGCACTGAAAGAACTGGAGAAATTAACACCACAAGCATTGAGAGACAAAGAGCCCTCTCCCTCTGAAAAAGCCCGCAAAGAACATAAAATTCAGCAAATTCGCCAGCAGGAAAAACAGATTTCAGAAGAACTTGAAAAACGGGAACAGGAGCGGAAACAAAAGCAAGTCCTGACCAAAGAAATCATTGAAGAAAAACTGGAAGAACCCGCACCCGTGAATTTCATGGAACGACTGCGGCGAGGCATTGGCAAAACCCGGGACAGTTTCATGCAGGGGTTGGGAAATATTGTTCTTGGTAAAAAGGAAATTGATGATGATGTGCTGGACGAACTTGAAGAAGTCCTGATCAGCGCGGACATTGGCCCGGAAACAACCTATAGAATTCTGAAAGCCATTACCCAAAAAGTAGAACGAAAGGAATTACAGTCGCCAGATTCATTGAAAGACAGCATCAAGGAGGAAATATTCAAAATCATGAGCAAGACTTATCCCGGGAAAGATGCCTCATCGCTGAAACCCAAGGTTTATCTGTTCGTCGGTGTCAATGGTGTTGGCAAAACCACCACGATCGGTAAACTTGCCTCCCAATATCAGAAGCAGGGAAAAAAAGTGTTGCTTGGAGCCGGGGATACGTTTAGAGCCGCGGCCATTGAACAACTGACGGAATGGAGCAAGCGTTCCCAATGTGATATTATTGCGAAATCGGCAGGCAGTGATCCTTCCTCAGTCATGTTCGAATCTGTTGAAAAGGCCGTGAAGGAAAACTATGACGTGGTTATTTGCGACACAGCAGGCCGACTGCATACCAAGCAAAACTTGATGGAAGAACTAAAAAAAATGATCCGGGTGATCAAAAAAGTGATCCCGGACGCGCCCCACGAAGTTCTGCTGGTACTCGATGCGACGACAGGACAGAACGCCATTTTCCAAACCCGCGAATTTCGGGAAGTGGCGCCACTGACCGGTCTGGTTGTCACCAAACTTGATGGCACAGCCAAAGGCGGCGTGGTGATTGGCATCGTTAATGAATTTGATGTTCCGGTTCGTTATATCGGTGTCGGCGAAAGCATTGAAGATTTAAGAGAATTTGATCCGCAGGCCTTCACAGAATCACTGTTCTCCTGA
- a CDS encoding CinA family protein: MRSSNNKAPGKGVKTAPEYDLQYTAFLLLTGNPSGFHHLMMTELVLRQFPEIKRIVLILSNGKHPDPTKTGPITDKNIRLEILQNLIREFNDPQNSCVAQIAEKNGYALQVNAKILEISTIEFDQDLIFRIIDHLGYIRQQATLASRMHPIKMIIGADLIHRMNNPQIFTDADLGEFKKSCEFLVIPREDYAINDEIEAVQQNRKVELKFQLLQLEILPPELSVFLQLSSTQIRKNVQAGHDMFYLVSESGAKLVKSYGLYTSQSNVVLNEWEVSCWNMQKVLAQFCLQVKQTLDQRAQDNLEHLLAFVETSSGGNLSAAFSAIPGASVHLSESVVAYSPQAKQRLLKKTSMEFPAVSEEMAQTLAKALKRQSNANIVVVETGMASPPDNRHHSPKNGECYLCVIVGRRMSHRRILGSVFLSKREHQLVFAIQALNFLLELLREPETMQMSGLE; the protein is encoded by the coding sequence GTGCGTTCCTCAAATAACAAAGCGCCTGGCAAAGGCGTAAAAACAGCCCCGGAGTATGACCTTCAATACACCGCTTTTCTGTTATTAACAGGAAATCCTTCAGGATTTCATCACTTGATGATGACTGAACTGGTGTTGCGACAATTTCCTGAAATTAAACGGATTGTCCTGATTCTGTCCAACGGAAAACATCCCGATCCGACAAAAACAGGGCCGATTACCGACAAAAATATCCGACTGGAAATTCTACAGAATCTGATCCGGGAGTTCAATGATCCCCAAAACAGTTGCGTGGCGCAGATTGCTGAAAAAAATGGTTATGCCCTTCAAGTGAATGCTAAAATACTGGAGATTTCCACCATAGAATTTGATCAGGATCTGATATTTCGGATTATTGACCATCTGGGTTACATCCGGCAGCAGGCGACGCTGGCGTCTCGCATGCATCCCATCAAAATGATTATCGGTGCGGATCTGATTCACAGAATGAACAATCCGCAGATTTTTACAGACGCCGATCTCGGTGAATTTAAAAAATCCTGTGAGTTTTTAGTCATTCCCCGGGAAGATTATGCGATTAACGACGAGATAGAAGCCGTACAGCAAAACCGTAAAGTAGAACTGAAGTTTCAGCTTCTGCAATTGGAAATTCTGCCACCGGAACTTTCTGTTTTTTTACAGCTTTCATCCACTCAAATCAGAAAAAATGTTCAGGCTGGACATGACATGTTTTACCTGGTTTCTGAATCAGGCGCCAAGCTTGTCAAATCTTATGGTCTGTATACGTCTCAATCCAATGTGGTTCTCAATGAATGGGAAGTCAGTTGCTGGAACATGCAGAAAGTATTGGCCCAATTCTGCCTTCAGGTCAAACAAACCCTTGATCAGCGTGCTCAGGACAATCTCGAACATCTCCTTGCGTTTGTGGAAACATCCTCAGGAGGCAACCTGTCCGCAGCGTTTTCGGCAATTCCGGGAGCGTCAGTGCATCTGAGTGAAAGCGTGGTGGCTTATAGTCCGCAGGCCAAACAAAGATTGCTCAAAAAAACCTCCATGGAATTTCCGGCAGTATCAGAAGAAATGGCCCAGACACTGGCAAAAGCGCTCAAACGGCAGAGCAACGCGAATATTGTTGTCGTGGAAACAGGCATGGCAAGTCCACCTGACAACAGGCATCACAGTCCTAAAAATGGCGAATGCTATTTGTGTGTGATTGTGGGACGGCGAATGTCCCACCGAAGAATCCTTGGGTCGGTATTTTTAAGCAAACGGGAGCATCAATTGGTGTTTGCGATCCAGGCCTTGAATTTTCTGCTGGAGTTATTGCGAGAACCGGAAACCATGCAAATGTCAGGTCTTGAATAA
- a CDS encoding 2-isopropylmalate synthase codes for MSKKELFVEIMDTTLRDGEQTQGVSYTPAEKSNIAKVILKSLKADRIEIASARISDGEKEAVKHVTQWAKTENLLEKVEVLGFVDHKLSVDWITEAGGKTINLLTKGSKKHCVHQLKKTLEEHISAIKQTIQYAHQQGLTVNVYLEDWSNGYRDNPEYVYEYMESLKDSGITRFMLPDTLGVMAPYEVYDSIHDMVTRFPWAHFDFHPHNDYGLATANVLFAVKAGARSVHCTMNCLGERAGNASLAEVVVVLRDKLNAQLSVDETTLTALSEMIENFSGKRIASNAPIVGEDVFTQTSGIHADGDKKANLYHNPITPERFGRQRTYALGKMSGKASLQKNLDQLGLQLSEENFDKVLRRIVSLGDSKKVITVADLPFIITDVLESSEQDRIQLLNSSITSGHNLKAIATIHLEMDGHSYLETGSGNGGYDAFMSAVKKVLSKEKIKCPELIDYEVRIPKGGKTDALTEATVTWKAEDLRFKTVGVDSDQVAAAVNATMKMLNLELMRQSSLNTLASKN; via the coding sequence ATGAGTAAAAAAGAGTTGTTTGTTGAAATCATGGACACCACCCTGAGAGATGGAGAGCAGACCCAGGGTGTATCGTATACCCCCGCTGAAAAATCCAATATTGCCAAAGTCATCCTGAAATCATTGAAAGCTGATCGTATCGAAATTGCGTCCGCCAGAATTTCTGATGGCGAAAAAGAAGCGGTCAAACATGTCACCCAGTGGGCTAAAACTGAAAATCTGCTGGAAAAAGTTGAGGTGCTAGGCTTTGTCGATCATAAACTCAGTGTGGACTGGATCACTGAAGCCGGAGGAAAAACCATCAATCTGCTCACAAAAGGCAGCAAGAAGCATTGTGTCCACCAACTCAAAAAAACTCTGGAAGAACACATATCCGCCATCAAGCAAACCATTCAGTATGCGCACCAGCAGGGATTGACTGTGAATGTCTATCTTGAAGACTGGTCCAATGGTTACCGTGATAATCCGGAATATGTCTATGAGTATATGGAATCACTGAAGGATTCAGGCATTACCAGGTTCATGCTGCCCGACACATTGGGGGTGATGGCACCTTATGAAGTTTATGACAGCATCCATGACATGGTGACCCGTTTTCCATGGGCTCATTTTGATTTTCATCCACACAATGACTATGGTCTGGCAACCGCCAATGTCCTGTTTGCCGTGAAAGCCGGTGCCAGAAGTGTCCATTGCACGATGAACTGTCTGGGCGAACGCGCGGGAAACGCGTCGCTGGCTGAAGTAGTCGTTGTGTTGAGAGACAAGCTCAATGCTCAATTGTCGGTTGATGAAACAACCTTGACAGCTCTCAGCGAAATGATTGAGAATTTTTCTGGAAAACGGATTGCGTCCAATGCGCCAATTGTCGGGGAAGACGTTTTTACTCAAACCAGCGGAATTCATGCTGACGGTGACAAAAAAGCCAATCTTTATCATAATCCCATCACACCGGAACGTTTTGGTCGGCAACGGACCTATGCTCTGGGGAAAATGAGTGGAAAGGCTTCTCTGCAGAAAAATCTGGATCAGCTCGGACTGCAATTGTCTGAAGAAAACTTTGACAAGGTTCTGCGAAGAATTGTCTCTCTTGGTGACTCTAAAAAGGTCATCACTGTAGCCGATCTACCCTTTATCATTACAGATGTTCTGGAAAGTAGCGAACAGGATCGTATCCAACTGTTGAACAGTTCCATCACCAGTGGACACAATCTCAAAGCGATTGCGACGATACATCTGGAAATGGATGGACATTCTTATCTGGAAACCGGCTCTGGAAATGGCGGATATGACGCTTTCATGTCTGCCGTAAAGAAAGTTCTGTCAAAAGAGAAAATCAAGTGCCCTGAATTGATAGATTATGAAGTACGTATTCCCAAAGGGGGGAAAACCGACGCGCTCACAGAAGCCACCGTCACCTGGAAAGCGGAGGATCTCCGATTTAAAACAGTTGGCGTTGATTCTGACCAGGTCGCGGCCGCAGTGAATGCTACAATGAAAATGCTCAATCTGGAACTCATGCGTCAATCGTCTTTGAACACTCTTGCATCCAAAAACTGA
- a CDS encoding DUF4402 domain-containing protein has protein sequence MKVQKFNKIWAIFSLIVIIFLASGHPALPKKDDDYDDNEHEEAQDDDYDNRDHGNKHYWRLRIEERSDLRFPTVVSNTDNNDIIVDPEDSGAAVFDVKGFPYQEVRVFILHDETYMYPVDITQNSSNSSGDRVIKVMRFTYGGSLRDHGRGGEGYLNAQGMLTNMRIGATAKLQNQPVPGAYLGQLILRVVYK, from the coding sequence ATGAAAGTACAAAAATTTAATAAAATCTGGGCAATTTTCAGTTTGATCGTGATTATTTTTTTGGCTTCAGGACATCCAGCCCTCCCCAAAAAAGATGATGACTATGACGATAACGAACATGAGGAAGCCCAAGATGATGATTATGACAATAGAGACCACGGAAATAAGCATTACTGGCGTTTAAGAATTGAAGAACGTAGCGATTTGCGCTTTCCGACCGTTGTTTCAAATACAGACAATAATGACATCATCGTAGACCCTGAGGATTCAGGCGCTGCCGTTTTTGATGTGAAGGGTTTCCCGTATCAGGAAGTCAGGGTATTTATTTTGCATGATGAAACCTATATGTATCCTGTAGATATTACTCAGAATTCATCTAATTCTTCCGGTGACAGAGTGATCAAGGTCATGAGGTTCACTTATGGCGGTTCGTTGAGAGACCATGGAAGAGGCGGTGAAGGCTATCTGAACGCACAGGGCATGTTAACCAATATGAGAATCGGCGCAACAGCCAAACTTCAGAACCAACCCGTCCCGGGTGCCTACCTGGGACAATTGATTTTGAGAGTGGTTTACAAATAA
- a CDS encoding phosphoribosylaminoimidazolesuccinocarboxamide synthase — protein MALEGKTKRLIPGSEPGTLIMVTKDELTGGDAAKKATITGIATHKTTQTANVFSLLTRHNIPTAFIRKESETSLLCQDCDMLPLELVMRRYAWGSFLKREPQYQRSEPYRFDEIKCEFFHKWAVVMSPLTPAPIQMEENEARAKYLKDGVWAEGVYTDPYLRIQGKDWFLHSAKLPVEQTNTLMQTTPVCTAEELSFIVNKLMLPCFQVLENAWKTVVTAHGPVVLCDIKIEVGRKKTDGQLVIADVIDNDSWRIWPGGDPKRQLDKQNFRDGHPLRMVSDNYALVAELTSAFLK, from the coding sequence ATGGCATTGGAAGGAAAAACAAAACGACTGATTCCCGGTTCTGAACCCGGAACCCTGATCATGGTCACCAAGGATGAACTCACAGGTGGTGATGCCGCGAAAAAGGCCACCATCACAGGCATCGCAACTCACAAAACAACCCAGACCGCAAATGTATTTTCTTTACTGACCCGGCATAACATTCCAACGGCCTTTATCAGGAAGGAAAGCGAAACATCGCTGTTATGTCAGGACTGCGATATGCTCCCACTGGAACTGGTCATGCGTCGATACGCCTGGGGCAGTTTTCTGAAACGGGAACCCCAATATCAGAGAAGCGAACCATATCGCTTTGATGAGATAAAGTGTGAATTCTTTCACAAATGGGCCGTGGTCATGTCGCCACTCACACCGGCCCCCATACAGATGGAAGAAAATGAAGCCAGAGCGAAATACTTGAAAGATGGAGTCTGGGCTGAAGGTGTTTATACCGATCCTTATCTGCGTATTCAAGGCAAGGACTGGTTTCTGCACTCGGCCAAATTGCCTGTAGAACAGACGAATACATTGATGCAAACCACACCGGTCTGTACCGCAGAGGAATTGTCCTTCATTGTCAACAAACTCATGCTTCCCTGTTTCCAGGTTTTGGAAAACGCCTGGAAAACCGTGGTAACAGCACATGGCCCGGTGGTGCTGTGTGACATCAAAATCGAGGTTGGCCGCAAAAAAACAGATGGCCAATTGGTGATTGCGGATGTCATTGACAACGACAGTTGGCGGATTTGGCCCGGAGGTGATCCCAAACGACAACTGGATAAACAGAATTTCAGAGATGGGCATCCTCTGAGAATGGTTTCTGATAACTATGCCCTTGTTGCGGAGTTGACCAGTGCGTTCCTCAAATAA
- a CDS encoding D-alanyl-D-alanine carboxypeptidase encodes MIIRGFFTWWLIIFSFVSWANSLDQEISRYITRGSVLVANDEKTIYSFQKGSSEQVPASILKIATSLAALHFLGPDYHFKTEFYLRSDGDVLVRGYGDPFLVSEQWIEIVTQLQNTPEFPQIIRNILLDASSFSPDIHIDGVEQSLNPYDAKNGALVTNFNTINVIKRNDGSVISAEKQTPLTPLARKLAAPMPYGSDRINISPTPEHILPYLGELFKAFLEQANYRVTGIIREDRVKPEDRLILTFYNPNPLTQTLKGMLHYSNNFTANQLMLTVGMRQKGEPATLEKGMSALNTYFHDYLSAQNPQFVEASGISRKNLVDPRWMITVLKAFRPHMTLLSLKKGIYLKTGTLKGVYSLAGYLPFQKDYIYFVIILNQSQNNRNQILDLLIRNFSENRTFQ; translated from the coding sequence ATGATTATCAGAGGATTTTTCACCTGGTGGCTGATCATTTTTTCTTTTGTTTCATGGGCTAATTCTCTTGATCAGGAAATTTCACGCTACATCACCCGGGGCAGTGTTCTGGTTGCCAATGATGAAAAAACTATTTATTCCTTCCAGAAAGGCTCCTCAGAGCAAGTTCCGGCATCCATTCTCAAAATTGCGACCTCATTGGCCGCACTGCACTTTCTGGGACCTGATTACCATTTTAAAACGGAATTTTACCTGCGCTCTGACGGAGATGTGTTGGTCCGGGGATATGGGGATCCGTTTCTTGTTTCAGAACAATGGATAGAGATTGTTACGCAATTACAAAACACGCCCGAATTCCCACAAATCATCCGGAATATTCTGCTGGATGCCAGTTCCTTCAGTCCAGATATCCACATAGATGGTGTGGAACAATCTTTGAATCCATATGATGCGAAAAACGGCGCGCTTGTCACCAACTTCAACACCATCAATGTCATCAAGCGTAACGATGGCAGTGTTATTTCTGCTGAAAAACAAACACCGCTCACGCCACTGGCCCGAAAACTCGCCGCACCGATGCCTTACGGTTCCGACCGCATCAATATTTCCCCAACACCAGAGCATATTCTTCCTTACCTGGGAGAACTGTTTAAAGCTTTCCTGGAGCAGGCAAATTATCGTGTGACCGGTATTATTCGGGAAGATCGTGTGAAACCTGAAGACAGACTTATCCTGACATTTTATAATCCCAATCCTCTGACACAAACGCTGAAGGGAATGCTGCACTATTCCAATAACTTTACCGCAAATCAACTGATGCTGACCGTTGGCATGAGGCAAAAGGGGGAACCTGCGACACTTGAAAAAGGCATGAGTGCGTTGAACACCTATTTTCATGATTATCTTTCAGCACAAAATCCTCAATTTGTCGAAGCTTCCGGCATTTCACGAAAGAATCTGGTCGATCCCCGCTGGATGATCACGGTTTTAAAAGCATTCCGTCCGCATATGACGTTGCTTTCCTTAAAAAAAGGAATCTATCTGAAAACAGGAACACTCAAGGGGGTTTATTCCCTGGCGGGTTATTTACCTTTCCAGAAGGATTATATCTATTTTGTGATCATCCTCAATCAATCACAAAATAATCGAAACCAGATCCTTGATTTATTGATCAGGAATTTCAGCGAAAATCGAACTTTTCAATGA
- a CDS encoding DUF4402 domain-containing protein, whose product MKRKMLSTQVVAAALIGMISAPVLHAADEAFNASIRIVAALAISETSALTFPQTEASTSTQQVAIGPNDSGAASFNITGEPNAGVTASIVEPSLEMTVGQTTITINTFTFGGALASNGSVSLNGSGSATGAKVGATANIPANPESGQYSGALTFRVVYN is encoded by the coding sequence ATGAAACGAAAAATGTTGAGTACACAAGTAGTTGCAGCAGCTTTGATTGGTATGATTTCAGCACCCGTATTACATGCGGCTGATGAAGCCTTCAATGCTTCAATCAGAATTGTTGCAGCCTTGGCCATTTCTGAAACCAGTGCATTGACATTCCCTCAAACCGAAGCGTCTACCAGCACACAACAAGTGGCTATTGGTCCAAATGATTCAGGCGCGGCATCTTTTAACATCACGGGAGAGCCTAATGCGGGAGTAACCGCCTCTATCGTGGAACCAAGTCTTGAAATGACTGTTGGTCAGACCACCATTACGATTAATACATTCACCTTTGGTGGTGCTTTAGCATCAAACGGTTCAGTATCTTTGAATGGTTCCGGTAGTGCGACTGGAGCTAAAGTAGGAGCTACCGCGAATATTCCTGCAAATCCTGAATCAGGGCAATATTCCGGCGCATTGACCTTTAGGGTCGTTTATAATTGA
- a CDS encoding AAA family ATPase, translating into MSKPVSFIGDLNSLFSRQLIMVSGKGGVGKTTLAVFLAQMAASQGKNVLLCHINRVSEEPWEEAYLSTHPRVSRISITPNSAIKEYVMLKLRSEKLYDMLFEGASGLSVLRRAAPALNELVLLGKVYWECKQKTLWFSQKWDHVIVDMPATGHALTMLNISKVVREIFMKGIVAHETAKMDELFSDHSKSCMVLSALPEFMVIQETLEFARTLSESMNIALGPLFLNKIPEKTFPPSVETLFEQHRQSLPPQARDMVDFFKSRFDMSQEYQAYLQQNCNGPIYTLPIIYGGTSNPEFFHLMETRLLNYWMSR; encoded by the coding sequence ATGTCCAAACCTGTTTCATTTATTGGTGATCTGAACAGCCTGTTTTCCCGGCAATTGATCATGGTTTCTGGAAAAGGCGGTGTTGGAAAAACCACACTGGCTGTGTTTCTGGCTCAAATGGCGGCAAGCCAGGGAAAAAATGTTTTGCTGTGCCATATCAACCGGGTCTCGGAAGAACCCTGGGAGGAAGCTTATCTGTCAACCCATCCCAGAGTATCCCGAATTTCAATCACGCCCAACTCCGCGATCAAGGAATATGTCATGCTCAAGCTCAGGAGCGAAAAGCTGTATGATATGCTGTTTGAAGGCGCCAGTGGGTTGAGTGTTTTGCGCAGGGCCGCTCCAGCCTTGAATGAGCTTGTCTTGCTGGGAAAAGTTTATTGGGAATGCAAACAGAAGACACTGTGGTTTTCACAAAAGTGGGACCATGTGATTGTGGATATGCCCGCAACAGGACATGCCTTAACCATGCTGAATATTTCCAAAGTTGTTCGTGAAATTTTCATGAAAGGTATTGTGGCGCATGAGACAGCCAAAATGGATGAGTTGTTTTCTGATCACTCAAAAAGCTGTATGGTATTGTCAGCGTTACCGGAGTTTATGGTCATTCAGGAAACGCTGGAATTCGCAAGAACCCTTTCAGAATCCATGAATATTGCGCTGGGGCCCTTGTTTTTGAATAAAATCCCTGAAAAAACATTTCCTCCATCTGTCGAGACTCTTTTTGAACAGCACCGTCAATCATTGCCACCACAAGCACGGGATATGGTGGACTTTTTCAAGAGCCGTTTTGATATGTCCCAGGAATATCAGGCCTATCTGCAACAAAATTGCAACGGACCTATTTATACCTTACCCATAATTTATGGTGGGACCAGCAATCCTGAATTTTTTCATTTGATGGAAACAAGGTTGTTGAATTACTGGATGAGCCGATAG
- a CDS encoding cytochrome c: protein MRKSSPLVYKTVLMFMLLCVPLITSAQSTEDAQTRNVTLQKTNLNNLIRYRGMVMQIKGMHTLTLKYLIRKHINARPQIIAHAESLQLMTDDLLRLFMVKSISPKSRAKESIWDAEGRLSPEFEELAKVMKTEALKLIETVKFKSQREILQQLKLFEERGCKECHSRFRGEGTPDPIPSYEDELQLEP from the coding sequence ATGCGAAAATCAAGCCCTCTTGTATATAAAACTGTTTTGATGTTCATGTTGTTGTGTGTGCCACTGATTACCAGTGCTCAGTCTACCGAAGATGCACAAACTCGCAATGTTACTCTACAAAAAACTAACCTGAATAATTTGATCAGATATCGTGGCATGGTCATGCAAATCAAGGGGATGCATACACTGACACTCAAATATCTGATCCGGAAGCATATCAATGCCCGTCCCCAAATCATTGCGCATGCGGAATCGTTGCAATTGATGACCGATGATCTTTTGCGTCTGTTTATGGTCAAAAGCATCAGTCCAAAATCCAGAGCTAAAGAGTCAATCTGGGATGCCGAGGGACGTTTGTCTCCAGAATTTGAGGAATTGGCAAAAGTTATGAAGACTGAGGCTCTTAAACTGATTGAAACCGTAAAATTTAAAAGTCAGCGCGAGATCCTGCAACAGTTGAAATTGTTTGAAGAACGTGGCTGTAAGGAATGCCATTCACGCTTTCGTGGAGAAGGAACGCCTGATCCAATTCCATCCTATGAAGATGAACTCCAGTTAGAACCTTAG
- a CDS encoding DUF4402 domain-containing protein codes for MNISKSWYIKQNSMIFIVVTFICFVSLPQLSLATNELFSVNLEILPVLKINQDEILSFSINPEEMIKAETLTETGGIASKPKHTFTIEPDQQGAARLSINGEKNTLIRAIVVETEVSLFNANGGHNVKINQFKLGGGLGHDGQGVISSSKTSISTSIGATAEFTDTPADGQYSGSLTLRVLYN; via the coding sequence ATGAATATCAGCAAATCTTGGTATATAAAACAAAATTCAATGATTTTCATTGTTGTCACTTTTATCTGTTTTGTATCCTTACCTCAATTATCCCTTGCCACCAATGAGTTATTTTCTGTAAATCTGGAGATCCTGCCTGTACTAAAAATCAATCAAGATGAAATTCTGAGTTTTTCCATAAACCCGGAAGAAATGATAAAGGCTGAAACCCTCACTGAAACTGGCGGTATTGCATCTAAGCCAAAACACACTTTTACTATTGAACCCGACCAGCAAGGTGCTGCGAGATTGAGTATTAACGGCGAAAAGAATACCTTGATACGAGCCATAGTTGTAGAAACAGAAGTATCACTGTTCAACGCTAATGGTGGTCACAATGTTAAAATCAATCAATTCAAATTAGGTGGTGGCTTGGGACATGATGGACAGGGCGTCATTTCCTCATCTAAAACAAGTATCTCTACCTCTATTGGCGCGACGGCAGAATTTACAGATACTCCCGCAGATGGTCAATATTCTGGATCACTCACACTCAGGGTTCTGTATAATTAA